From a single Vampirovibrio chlorellavorus genomic region:
- a CDS encoding MlaD family protein, with product MNTANRQRTSTVKVGLLTLVSITLLVISLIWLRGRGLDSGELRTEWFEDVNGMKEGAPVQMMGIRVGFVESVKAAKRDGEYGVQVAFRLNKNLGVQIPRGSMLSIEQSGLIGEQFLEITPPRLREVTLTTFKEPAKAINAGIPVKFLYEKGYIRVGTVENIEQTRDGNLVRHRLFYRVTLPGAVMPEDPLFELTLDKNGQYYLRILPKEPYLAQVPDKNLQFTVEEPLRLKRFLEIQMDSAEALRLTNEKINELLSDETIESLHSTVKNTEVLTAQAHEVMNTANALFQTTRVDLDRLVGVSEQLAQNVSDVSTNINHIIGDPKLKSELGSTIASLRESSNAMKQLLNDPALKETLYATRDTSKNASQLMMTLRKTAQDTDLQNRVDSITAKLDSSLTRLNTVLNNVDALTDDEDKQVDAILNDTREAARNLKVLTKKFNGHFTLFKLLF from the coding sequence ATGAATACGGCAAACCGACAAAGAACATCCACAGTCAAGGTAGGCTTATTAACCTTAGTCAGCATTACATTACTGGTGATTTCCTTGATTTGGCTGCGCGGACGGGGCCTGGACAGCGGCGAGCTTCGCACGGAATGGTTTGAGGATGTGAATGGGATGAAGGAAGGCGCCCCGGTGCAGATGATGGGCATTCGGGTGGGCTTTGTGGAATCGGTCAAGGCGGCCAAGCGTGATGGTGAATATGGGGTGCAGGTGGCTTTTCGGCTGAATAAAAACCTGGGCGTCCAAATCCCCAGAGGCTCCATGCTCTCTATCGAGCAATCCGGTCTGATTGGTGAGCAATTTCTGGAAATTACCCCCCCTCGGTTGCGAGAAGTGACCCTGACCACGTTCAAGGAGCCTGCCAAGGCCATTAACGCAGGCATTCCGGTCAAGTTCCTCTATGAAAAAGGTTATATCCGGGTGGGTACGGTGGAAAACATCGAGCAGACCCGGGATGGCAATCTGGTGCGTCATCGCCTGTTTTACAGGGTCACTCTGCCGGGGGCCGTCATGCCGGAAGATCCCCTGTTTGAACTGACGCTGGATAAAAACGGGCAGTACTACCTGCGCATCTTGCCCAAGGAGCCCTATTTGGCCCAGGTACCGGATAAAAACCTGCAATTCACGGTGGAAGAGCCCCTGCGTCTGAAGCGGTTCCTTGAAATCCAGATGGATTCCGCGGAAGCCCTGCGCTTGACCAACGAGAAAATTAACGAGCTTTTATCCGATGAGACCATTGAAAGCCTGCACAGCACCGTTAAAAATACGGAAGTCCTGACCGCCCAGGCCCATGAAGTCATGAACACGGCCAACGCCCTGTTCCAGACCACCCGGGTAGATCTGGATCGGCTGGTGGGAGTCAGTGAGCAGCTGGCCCAGAATGTATCGGATGTCAGCACCAACATCAACCACATTATTGGCGATCCAAAATTAAAAAGTGAGCTGGGCTCCACCATTGCGTCGCTTCGGGAGTCCTCCAACGCCATGAAGCAACTGCTTAACGATCCGGCCCTGAAGGAAACGCTCTACGCCACGCGAGACACCTCTAAAAACGCCAGCCAGTTAATGATGACCCTGCGCAAAACCGCGCAGGACACCGATCTGCAAAACCGGGTGGATAGCATTACGGCCAAGCTGGATAGCTCCCTGACCCGGTTGAACACCGTGCTGAACAATGTCGATGCCCTGACGGATGATGAAGATAAGCAGGTGGACGCCATTTTGAATGATACCCGGGAAGCGGCCCGAAACCTGAAAGTCCTGACCAAGAAATTCAACGGACACTTTACCCTGTTCAAACTGCTGTTTTAA
- the rpsU gene encoding 30S ribosomal protein S21, whose translation MAEVQVQPGESIESALKRFKKKIQKAGILSEIKRREHYLKPSVKKKRKAESARKRKS comes from the coding sequence ATGGCAGAAGTCCAGGTACAACCTGGTGAAAGTATTGAAAGCGCACTGAAACGGTTCAAAAAGAAAATTCAGAAAGCGGGCATCCTGTCCGAAATCAAACGGCGGGAGCATTACTTGAAACCCAGCGTCAAAAAGAAAAGAAAAGCCGAGTCCGCCCGTAAGCGTAAAAGCTAG
- a CDS encoding histidine triad nucleotide-binding protein codes for MAENCLFCNMVAGAIPCQKAGENDQVLAFHDIHPQAPTHILVIPKTHTPSLSETEDATLLGALMAGVRQVATEQGLTDYRLVINNGPQAGQTVFHLHAHILAGRPLHWPPG; via the coding sequence ATGGCTGAAAATTGCCTGTTTTGCAACATGGTGGCCGGGGCCATTCCCTGCCAAAAAGCGGGAGAGAATGATCAGGTGCTGGCCTTTCACGATATTCATCCCCAAGCGCCTACCCATATTCTGGTGATCCCAAAAACCCACACTCCCAGCCTCTCGGAAACCGAAGATGCAACCCTGCTGGGAGCGTTAATGGCGGGTGTTCGGCAAGTGGCTACCGAGCAGGGCCTGACGGACTATCGGCTGGTGATTAACAATGGCCCCCAAGCCGGACAAACCGTCTTTCACCTGCATGCCCATATATTGGCCGGTCGCCCCCTGCACTGGCCGCCGGGCTGA
- the upp gene encoding uracil phosphoribosyltransferase has protein sequence MTATVHPAVNVSNHPLVQHNLSILRDKNTSTEQFRATMTRLGKLIFMDATASLPTAKTIVETPITKAECKILSPDVPILIAPILRAGLILSELAIDILPSASVYHIGLYRDEETFKPVTYYNKLPSTIDYSVAQIFVLDPMLATGGSAVAAVDIIKKLGTKASNIRFVSIIAAPEGIQHLTEQHPGIQIFTGAVDERLNDKAYIVPGLGDAGDRTFGTV, from the coding sequence ATGACCGCCACCGTCCACCCCGCTGTCAATGTTTCCAATCACCCGTTGGTGCAGCATAACCTCAGTATCCTGCGAGATAAAAACACCTCGACCGAGCAATTTAGAGCCACCATGACCCGTTTGGGCAAACTGATTTTCATGGATGCCACGGCCAGCCTGCCCACGGCCAAAACCATCGTGGAAACCCCCATTACCAAGGCCGAATGCAAAATTCTGTCCCCCGATGTGCCCATTTTAATTGCCCCCATTCTGCGGGCGGGCCTGATTTTATCCGAATTGGCCATTGATATTTTGCCTTCGGCCAGCGTGTACCACATCGGCCTGTACCGGGATGAAGAGACCTTCAAGCCGGTGACCTACTACAACAAACTGCCCTCCACCATTGACTACAGCGTGGCCCAGATTTTTGTACTGGACCCCATGCTGGCCACCGGCGGATCAGCGGTGGCTGCCGTGGATATTATCAAGAAATTGGGTACCAAGGCCTCGAACATTCGCTTTGTCAGCATTATTGCCGCCCCGGAAGGCATTCAGCATCTGACCGAACAGCATCCGGGCATCCAGATTTTCACTGGCGCGGTGGATGAGCGGTTGAACGACAAGGCCTACATTGTGCCCGGCTTGGGCGATGCGGGCGATCGAACCTTTGGGACTGTCTAG
- a CDS encoding YkgJ family cysteine cluster protein has product MFDLNYYGTADDLKAESPSLPDLCHKCGRCCRSATTFHSYKKLKALVEAGDKEAIDFLEVFEPYDSIEDARQVEPEQVEQVLKAVADREDMDVNEVTFYHCRYVSPEGLCTIYERRPRCCREAPGHGWSVMPPGCGFEGWQFEQREKQKRMIRDLKTSAYIMEQLSPDGVHHPVRPETTLADLNALVLEKIKPWKMFGSHYW; this is encoded by the coding sequence ATGTTTGACCTGAATTACTATGGCACCGCAGACGACTTAAAAGCGGAATCACCCAGTCTGCCCGATTTGTGCCATAAATGTGGTCGCTGCTGCCGCTCTGCCACCACCTTTCATTCTTATAAAAAATTAAAAGCACTGGTGGAAGCCGGTGATAAAGAGGCCATCGACTTTCTGGAAGTGTTTGAGCCGTATGACTCCATTGAGGATGCCCGCCAGGTGGAACCGGAGCAGGTGGAGCAGGTACTCAAGGCGGTGGCCGACCGGGAGGATATGGATGTCAATGAGGTGACCTTCTACCATTGCCGTTACGTCAGCCCGGAGGGTTTGTGTACCATTTATGAGCGCCGTCCCCGTTGCTGCCGGGAGGCACCGGGTCACGGCTGGTCGGTGATGCCGCCGGGTTGCGGCTTTGAGGGCTGGCAATTTGAGCAGCGGGAAAAGCAGAAGCGCATGATTCGGGATTTGAAAACCAGCGCCTACATTATGGAGCAGCTTTCCCCGGATGGGGTGCATCATCCGGTTCGCCCCGAAACCACGTTGGCCGATCTGAACGCCCTGGTGCTGGAAAAAATCAAGCCCTGGAAAATGTTCGGCTCCCATTACTGGTAA
- a CDS encoding YkgJ family cysteine cluster protein → MSEQSPPQPSSALPSPLGLAHQVEQLMKLPQHLCKQRGQCCRVATFKGSLSYEEILALAANPEAEGHESARDFASVFLPYESQTQVREIASEFVDKVRTAARSKGQDPDQVSFFKCKYVLADGRCGVHEDRPVGCRMYPFPHKNTIYHPGCGFEQQGQENWAKIDAILKQLGLSL, encoded by the coding sequence ATGAGTGAACAGAGCCCACCCCAGCCATCCTCCGCGTTGCCCTCTCCGTTGGGGTTGGCCCATCAGGTGGAACAGTTGATGAAACTGCCCCAGCATCTGTGCAAGCAGCGGGGGCAATGTTGTCGGGTGGCCACCTTCAAGGGCTCTTTGTCCTATGAGGAGATTCTGGCGCTGGCGGCCAACCCGGAAGCTGAAGGGCATGAATCGGCCCGGGATTTTGCCTCGGTCTTTTTACCCTATGAGAGTCAGACCCAGGTCCGGGAAATTGCGTCCGAATTTGTGGACAAGGTGCGCACAGCAGCCCGGTCCAAGGGACAGGACCCGGATCAGGTGTCTTTTTTCAAGTGCAAATACGTGTTAGCGGACGGTCGCTGCGGGGTGCATGAGGATCGACCGGTGGGTTGCCGCATGTATCCATTTCCCCATAAAAACACCATTTATCATCCCGGCTGTGGGTTTGAGCAACAGGGACAAGAAAACTGGGCCAAAATTGATGCGATCTTGAAGCAGTTGGGACTGTCTCTTTAA
- a CDS encoding TonB C-terminal domain-containing protein codes for MSQSEKPAPHLSTHREASEGAGKKASWAKRPGPNITVEDLQARFQKGVSRVGTIHTELDSLPLSRATSLSALLHVVGPVVLTVVTLALLWLLSWLLHFNFWDLFQSHQKPDLEFTLVQDTKATRPDKPKFKGNFNQRAGGTPKKSQPLKAIEEPPQAAAKKSEPPKPQQPAVKPQSTQPAVQPKPLAEKAPDPQKTAEKPAVTPTIKTPSKEKPASDASAVSGSTAPPATAANGQAAQPASQGSQFSGSDIGNSSMGNPQAGNSPSPGVDVAQDIDFGPFMADLERRIKRNWVPPRGSESRKVVLMLFIARDGNVIRIDVKKSSGDTEADESAKQAVVASLPFLALPPQFKEDILPVEFAFDYNVLNPKNPKQALKW; via the coding sequence ATGTCTCAGTCTGAAAAACCAGCCCCCCACCTTTCCACACACAGGGAAGCATCCGAGGGTGCTGGCAAAAAGGCCAGTTGGGCAAAACGCCCCGGCCCCAACATCACGGTAGAAGACCTTCAGGCACGCTTTCAGAAAGGCGTCAGCCGGGTGGGAACCATACACACCGAGCTGGACAGCCTGCCCCTGAGCCGGGCCACCAGCCTGTCCGCGTTGTTGCATGTGGTGGGGCCAGTGGTGTTAACGGTGGTGACCTTGGCCTTATTGTGGCTACTCTCGTGGTTGTTGCATTTCAACTTCTGGGATTTGTTCCAGTCCCATCAAAAGCCGGATCTGGAATTTACCCTGGTACAGGACACCAAGGCCACCCGCCCTGATAAGCCCAAGTTCAAGGGGAATTTCAATCAGCGGGCTGGTGGCACCCCCAAGAAAAGCCAGCCGCTGAAAGCCATTGAGGAACCTCCGCAGGCAGCCGCCAAGAAGTCGGAGCCGCCCAAGCCCCAACAGCCCGCAGTGAAGCCGCAGTCGACTCAACCGGCGGTTCAGCCAAAGCCTTTAGCCGAGAAGGCGCCCGATCCCCAGAAAACCGCTGAAAAACCTGCCGTTACGCCTACCATTAAAACTCCCTCCAAGGAGAAGCCTGCCTCCGATGCCTCGGCGGTTTCAGGTTCCACAGCTCCTCCTGCCACGGCTGCCAACGGACAGGCCGCTCAGCCTGCTTCTCAGGGGAGTCAGTTTTCTGGCAGCGATATTGGAAACTCGTCCATGGGCAATCCTCAGGCGGGTAATTCTCCCAGTCCGGGAGTGGATGTGGCGCAGGATATCGACTTTGGCCCTTTTATGGCCGACCTGGAGCGTCGCATCAAGCGCAACTGGGTCCCCCCCCGCGGATCGGAAAGTCGGAAAGTCGTCCTAATGCTTTTTATCGCTCGGGATGGTAATGTGATTAGAATCGATGTGAAAAAGTCTTCCGGGGACACTGAGGCGGATGAGTCGGCCAAGCAGGCAGTGGTGGCTTCCCTGCCGTTTCTAGCCCTTCCTCCCCAGTTCAAGGAGGACATACTACCGGTAGAATTCGCGTTTGATTATAATGTTCTTAACCCAAAGAACCCGAAGCAGGCTTTGAAATGGTAA
- a CDS encoding MotA/TolQ/ExbB proton channel family protein: MDFQLLWFAIANDWMVLLPILVCSVLTVAVTIERHYFYKKNSRDVVQFIHRLQRELQRGSLENSQLLSAQLGGIIGEVSEEGIRVLAEQPESFERSYDITASLATRKLEKNLPILGTIATICPYLGLFGTVVRILITFGDLSKAGGQSGAPEIMFGIGSALIATAFGLGVAILAVALNNYFQSIVNRYEDDFQLLKLLFLSFADERDPMAVAGTQERRPAQPGY, encoded by the coding sequence ATGGATTTTCAATTATTATGGTTCGCCATTGCTAATGACTGGATGGTTTTGCTGCCAATCCTGGTATGCTCCGTTCTGACCGTGGCCGTAACCATTGAGCGTCATTACTTCTACAAAAAGAACTCCCGGGACGTGGTGCAGTTTATCCACCGTCTGCAACGGGAGTTACAACGGGGCAGCCTGGAAAATTCCCAGTTGCTCAGCGCCCAGTTGGGCGGCATCATCGGGGAAGTCTCCGAAGAGGGCATTCGGGTTCTGGCCGAACAACCGGAGAGCTTTGAGCGCTCCTACGATATTACCGCTTCTTTGGCCACCCGTAAGCTGGAGAAGAACCTGCCCATCCTGGGAACCATTGCCACTATTTGCCCTTACCTCGGTTTGTTTGGCACCGTTGTGCGGATTCTGATTACCTTTGGCGATTTGTCCAAAGCGGGCGGCCAAAGCGGCGCTCCAGAAATCATGTTCGGGATTGGTTCCGCCCTGATCGCTACCGCCTTCGGTTTGGGCGTGGCCATTCTGGCAGTAGCCCTGAACAACTACTTCCAAAGCATCGTGAACCGCTACGAAGACGACTTCCAGTTGCTGAAGCTGCTGTTCCTGAGCTTTGCCGATGAGCGTGACCCAATGGCTGTGGCGGGTACCCAGGAGCGTCGTCCGGCTCAACCCGGTTACTAA
- a CDS encoding ExbD/TolR family protein, which produces MKTGSKQVFNEINITPLTDIFLVLLIIMMVVAPMMQQVRKDIKPPSLQSGAPVEQNKLTVEIAKDGQIYVQGQQANPDQLTETLKTEEAKLVSTAGSATVESAAANPEQPAEKNIIIRADKATKSGQVLKIFEAARDAGFTKVTVAGEPLQEARQEELRQTSMGGRPLTQEGA; this is translated from the coding sequence ATGAAAACCGGTTCCAAACAGGTTTTTAACGAAATCAACATTACCCCGCTGACCGATATCTTTTTGGTGCTGCTGATCATCATGATGGTGGTAGCCCCCATGATGCAGCAAGTCCGCAAGGATATTAAGCCGCCCAGCCTGCAAAGCGGAGCCCCTGTCGAACAGAACAAGCTGACTGTCGAGATCGCCAAGGACGGCCAGATTTACGTGCAGGGGCAGCAGGCCAACCCGGATCAGTTGACGGAAACGCTCAAAACGGAAGAAGCCAAGTTGGTCAGCACCGCCGGGAGTGCCACGGTGGAGTCCGCGGCGGCTAACCCGGAGCAGCCGGCGGAGAAAAATATCATCATTCGGGCGGACAAAGCCACCAAAAGCGGTCAGGTCCTCAAGATCTTTGAAGCGGCCCGGGATGCCGGATTCACCAAGGTAACGGTGGCCGGGGAACCGTTGCAAGAGGCCCGCCAGGAAGAATTGCGGCAAACCTCCATGGGTGGGCGACCCCTAACGCAGGAAGGAGCCTAG
- a CDS encoding ExbD/TolR family protein — MRSGGRKQVFNEINITPLTDIFLVLLIIMMVVAPMLDTKGLKVAVPSVGPSQDTKEEPKTIQLSIDASGQYSIDGAGVSPMALITKFKELKGEKPDGLIIKTNTEATHESLTRVMDAAQTAGITKVAVTADEAPQGG, encoded by the coding sequence ATGCGAAGCGGTGGACGAAAACAGGTTTTCAACGAAATCAACATTACCCCACTGACCGATATCTTTCTGGTGCTGCTGATCATCATGATGGTGGTGGCCCCCATGCTGGACACCAAGGGCTTGAAAGTGGCGGTTCCTTCCGTGGGCCCCTCTCAGGACACCAAGGAAGAGCCCAAGACCATTCAGCTGTCCATTGACGCCTCCGGGCAGTACTCCATTGACGGGGCTGGGGTTTCCCCAATGGCCCTGATTACCAAGTTCAAGGAACTGAAAGGCGAAAAGCCCGACGGCCTGATTATCAAGACCAATACCGAAGCCACCCACGAATCCCTGACCCGGGTGATGGACGCCGCCCAGACCGCAGGCATCACCAAAGTGGCAGTCACCGCCGATGAGGCACCCCAGGGCGGCTAA
- a CDS encoding glycogen synthase — MKIAFCSAEVAPFSQAGGLGDVIGSLPRAIAEQQDTQVVIITPLYGLVDTAAHGLEKTDIAFDIHFHGKKYPISIWQGVLPRSDVPVYFVDNFDLFGARKQVYPYGQPEWELEGFLVFNQAVFELLRRVHYRPDVLHVHDWHTGSIATTLAEIRPYDQYFSRTKSVLTIHNLHYQGLYGDINWLKEGILKADAITTVSPTYAQEIQTPEFGAGMDAVIREVSGKVSGILNGIDTTLYNPETDAFITAHYNRGNFADGKGKNKEALQVEMGLPIDPQAPLLGFIGRLADQKGLDLILPTMKAMEAEGHNCQWVLLGTGDPKMEEALKALNAQARNIRSFIGFNTAMAQKIYAASDMFVMPSAFEPCGLGQLISLRYGTVPIVRGVGGLVDTITDVRNQPHRGNGFKFAEYSAAKLKENVLAAVEYYHNNPLWSELVIRGMEADHSWKPSAEAYKVLYQRLANPAPVSA; from the coding sequence ATGAAAATTGCATTCTGTTCCGCGGAAGTGGCGCCGTTTTCTCAAGCGGGCGGCTTGGGGGATGTGATTGGCAGTTTGCCAAGGGCCATTGCCGAGCAACAGGACACCCAGGTGGTGATTATTACCCCGTTGTACGGTTTGGTGGACACGGCGGCCCACGGGCTGGAAAAAACCGATATCGCCTTTGACATTCATTTTCACGGTAAAAAATACCCCATTAGCATTTGGCAGGGGGTACTGCCCCGCAGCGACGTACCCGTCTACTTTGTGGATAACTTCGATTTGTTCGGGGCCCGCAAGCAGGTTTATCCATATGGTCAGCCGGAATGGGAGCTGGAAGGCTTTCTGGTGTTCAACCAGGCCGTGTTTGAGTTGCTGCGCCGGGTACACTACCGCCCGGATGTGTTGCACGTCCACGACTGGCACACCGGCTCGATTGCCACCACCTTGGCTGAAATCCGGCCTTACGATCAGTATTTCTCCCGCACAAAGTCGGTGCTGACCATTCACAACCTGCACTATCAGGGCTTGTACGGCGATATCAACTGGCTGAAGGAAGGCATTCTCAAGGCCGATGCCATCACCACGGTCTCTCCCACTTACGCGCAAGAGATTCAAACCCCGGAGTTCGGGGCAGGTATGGATGCGGTCATTCGGGAGGTGTCCGGCAAGGTGTCTGGCATCCTGAACGGCATTGACACCACCCTGTACAACCCGGAAACCGATGCGTTTATCACAGCGCACTACAACCGCGGAAACTTTGCCGACGGCAAGGGCAAGAACAAAGAGGCCCTGCAAGTGGAAATGGGCCTGCCCATAGACCCACAAGCCCCATTGCTGGGCTTTATTGGGCGTCTGGCCGATCAGAAAGGGCTGGATCTGATTTTACCCACCATGAAGGCCATGGAGGCCGAAGGTCACAACTGTCAGTGGGTGCTGCTGGGCACCGGCGATCCGAAAATGGAAGAGGCGCTGAAGGCCTTAAACGCCCAAGCCCGCAATATTCGCAGTTTTATTGGCTTTAATACGGCCATGGCCCAGAAGATTTACGCGGCCAGCGACATGTTTGTGATGCCCAGCGCTTTTGAGCCCTGTGGTTTGGGCCAGTTGATTTCCTTGCGCTACGGCACGGTGCCCATTGTGCGTGGCGTGGGTGGCTTGGTGGACACCATTACCGATGTTCGCAACCAGCCGCACCGGGGGAATGGCTTTAAGTTCGCCGAATACAGCGCCGCCAAGCTGAAAGAAAACGTGCTGGCCGCTGTAGAGTATTACCACAACAACCCCCTGTGGTCGGAACTGGTCATCCGTGGCATGGAAGCGGATCACAGCTGGAAGCCCAGCGCCGAAGCCTACAAGGTGTTGTATCAACGTCTGGCCAACCCCGCGCCAGTTTCAGCCTAG
- a CDS encoding CDP-alcohol phosphatidyltransferase family protein, producing MANLVSLIRTLLGLLVVGLLFIQTQSMYWICFVLTIVVISMDALDGYLARKFNETSKMGAVIDILGDRIVEQVYWVTFLALGWLPLWVPLVVIVRGIVVDGLRSMALEQGFTAFGQSSMQQSKLGWLLVSSNFSRTTYAVAKAAAFAFMILGHTPGFAPDVATPITGLGLGCTYISVAFCVIRGLPVLIEGRRFLSDDTKPAAPSA from the coding sequence ATGGCAAATTTGGTTTCCCTCATTCGTACCCTGCTGGGCCTACTGGTCGTGGGCTTGTTGTTCATCCAAACCCAGTCCATGTACTGGATCTGCTTTGTGCTGACCATCGTGGTCATCTCTATGGACGCTCTGGATGGGTATCTGGCCCGCAAATTCAATGAGACCTCCAAGATGGGGGCGGTCATTGACATTCTGGGGGATCGCATTGTGGAGCAGGTGTATTGGGTCACCTTTCTGGCCCTGGGCTGGTTGCCCCTGTGGGTGCCGCTGGTGGTCATCGTGCGGGGCATCGTGGTGGATGGTTTGCGCTCTATGGCCCTGGAGCAAGGCTTTACCGCCTTTGGGCAGTCCAGCATGCAGCAGTCCAAATTGGGTTGGCTGCTGGTTAGTTCCAACTTCAGCCGCACCACCTACGCCGTGGCCAAAGCGGCCGCTTTTGCCTTTATGATTCTGGGCCATACCCCCGGTTTTGCCCCGGACGTGGCCACGCCCATCACTGGGTTGGGGCTGGGTTGCACCTATATTTCGGTGGCCTTTTGCGTGATCCGTGGCTTGCCCGTCCTGATTGAAGGGCGTCGCTTCCTGTCGGATGATACCAAGCCTGCGGCGCCCTCCGCATAG
- the cysS gene encoding cysteine--tRNA ligase, with protein MAQSTSENQPPELKLFNTLTGQLEPFAPLDPAGKQVKLYVCGPTVYDDAHLGHARCYITWDVLYRFLKFLGYDVKYVRNVTDVDDKILNRAKERGETPAALAERNYESFAADMKALNVLPPDEEPRATQYIGDMLQGIQALMDKGAAYRTVDGSVYFRVSTKADYGKLKFGTHDPEALKKHLEDLKSGARVDVDDEKESPLDFALWKAVPLSDPHGWESPWPGDGTDKGWGRPGWHMECSAMNHAVFGAQIDIHAGGADLIFPHHENEIAQSEAWTGCTPFAQYWLHNGFVNVSGEKMSKSLGNFSTIKKLLERYDANTIRYFLLTNHYRMPVDFNDEALQAAENWVKDRHKALKMICDAFNMDAFHLRSWCIENYSPDVSVQYKNMYALCLAMAEDSNTPRALSFLNASLAELRDAFREGRSEAVKIKLKECVSIFTLLGFNLNLIFQKKSLPLDEINTIYREMTGKWLEPDAEPEVMFTEIIEMRKQAKVTKNWTQADAIRKHFTDIGLQILDNKDGTTTVEKDGVEILRV; from the coding sequence ATGGCCCAGTCAACTTCTGAAAACCAGCCGCCTGAACTCAAGCTGTTCAATACCTTGACCGGCCAATTAGAGCCTTTTGCGCCGCTCGATCCGGCGGGAAAGCAGGTCAAGCTGTACGTGTGCGGCCCCACGGTCTACGATGACGCCCACCTGGGCCATGCCCGCTGCTACATCACCTGGGACGTGCTGTATCGCTTCCTGAAGTTTCTGGGGTACGACGTGAAGTACGTGCGCAACGTAACCGATGTGGACGATAAAATCCTGAACCGGGCCAAAGAGCGGGGGGAAACGCCTGCAGCGCTGGCTGAGCGAAATTATGAAAGTTTTGCGGCGGACATGAAAGCCCTTAACGTGCTTCCTCCCGATGAGGAGCCCCGAGCCACCCAGTATATTGGGGACATGCTACAAGGCATTCAGGCTTTGATGGACAAAGGGGCGGCCTATCGCACCGTCGATGGCAGCGTGTACTTTCGGGTTTCCACCAAGGCCGATTACGGCAAGCTGAAATTTGGCACCCATGACCCGGAAGCGCTCAAAAAGCATCTGGAGGATTTAAAATCCGGGGCCCGGGTGGACGTGGATGACGAGAAAGAATCGCCGCTGGATTTTGCCCTGTGGAAAGCGGTGCCCTTGAGCGATCCCCATGGCTGGGAATCCCCGTGGCCGGGCGACGGTACGGACAAAGGCTGGGGTCGTCCCGGCTGGCATATGGAATGTTCCGCAATGAACCACGCCGTGTTTGGGGCGCAGATTGATATTCATGCCGGTGGGGCCGATTTGATTTTTCCGCACCACGAGAATGAAATTGCCCAAAGTGAAGCCTGGACAGGCTGTACGCCCTTTGCCCAATATTGGCTGCACAATGGATTTGTGAATGTCAGCGGGGAGAAAATGTCCAAGAGTCTGGGCAATTTTTCCACCATTAAAAAACTGTTAGAGCGCTACGACGCCAATACCATCCGCTATTTTTTGCTGACCAACCACTATCGTATGCCGGTGGATTTCAACGATGAAGCCTTGCAAGCCGCGGAAAACTGGGTAAAAGATCGGCATAAAGCATTAAAAATGATTTGTGACGCATTTAATATGGATGCGTTCCATTTGCGGTCCTGGTGTATTGAAAATTATTCGCCTGATGTGTCAGTGCAATATAAAAATATGTACGCATTATGTCTGGCAATGGCAGAAGACTCCAACACGCCTCGGGCTCTGAGTTTTCTGAATGCCTCTTTGGCTGAATTGCGGGATGCATTCAGAGAAGGGCGTTCTGAGGCTGTAAAAATTAAATTAAAAGAATGCGTATCCATTTTTACACTTCTTGGTTTTAATCTGAATCTTATATTTCAAAAGAAAAGTTTGCCTTTAGATGAAATTAATACAATCTACCGGGAAATGACCGGAAAATGGTTAGAGCCTGATGCAGAGCCAGAAGTGATGTTCACAGAAATCATTGAGATGCGCAAGCAAGCCAAAGTCACTAAAAACTGGACTCAAGCCGATGCCATTCGGAAGCATTTTACAGATATTGGCTTGCAAATCCTCGACAACAAGGACGGCACCACCACGGTGGAAAAAGACGGCGTGGAAATTCTGCGTGTCTGA
- a CDS encoding ribonuclease III domain-containing protein: protein MSEAADSAFHNLPHPRALAFLGDAVFELFLRELAVAQGLSQSRDLHDFTTRHAKASAQVALFHQLKPHLTEAELELVRQGRNVGVGTGRRSDQAAHRQATGLEALLGALALQQPSRLSELWALARPWLFNPPGAEG from the coding sequence GTGTCTGAAGCGGCGGATTCCGCATTCCACAACCTGCCCCATCCCCGGGCGCTGGCGTTTTTGGGCGATGCCGTGTTTGAGCTGTTTCTGCGGGAGTTGGCCGTGGCTCAAGGGTTATCCCAGTCCCGGGACCTGCACGACTTTACCACCCGCCACGCCAAGGCCAGCGCTCAGGTGGCCTTGTTTCATCAGCTCAAACCCCATTTAACGGAAGCGGAATTGGAGCTGGTGCGTCAGGGGCGCAATGTGGGGGTGGGCACCGGCCGTCGCTCGGATCAGGCGGCTCATCGGCAAGCCACCGGCCTGGAGGCCTTGCTGGGGGCCTTGGCCCTGCAACAGCCATCCCGACTCTCTGAACTTTGGGCGTTGGCTCGGCCCTGGCTGTTCAATCCCCCGGGCGCTGAAGGGTAA